A region from the Alosa alosa isolate M-15738 ecotype Scorff River chromosome 7, AALO_Geno_1.1, whole genome shotgun sequence genome encodes:
- the LOC125298062 gene encoding LOW QUALITY PROTEIN: nucleoredoxin-like protein 1 (The sequence of the model RefSeq protein was modified relative to this genomic sequence to represent the inferred CDS: substituted 3 bases at 3 genomic stop codons), with protein MVDLFVDRILVKNNKDRDELDTEREIVLRLQNRILMLFFGRWDXESNARSFASSXSRLLQAIXGPEFYGRRAAQLVLIFVSLDDSEDQHDKFLKELPKRCLFLNYEDPYRKELGVMFEVEEVPRVVVVRPDCSVLLPNAVTEITDLGPQCYQNWQEASEIIDRNFELHEEFDENKMRSLTDPLRRIKYKVEDEKKKKKKKKKRRGFLGGGGDEEEEGDVEDDEEDNNETEKSPW; from the exons ATGGTGGACCTGTTTGTGGACAGGATCCTGGTAAAGAACAACAAGGACCGCGATGAGCTGGACACAGAACGTGAGATTGTTCTGCGCTTGCAGAACCGGATCCTCATGCTGTTCTTCGGGCGATGGGACTGAGAGAGCAATGCCAGGAGTTTCGCCAGCAGCTGAAGCCGACTTCTACAAGCGATCTGAGGGCCCGAGTTCTATGGAAGGCGGGCCGCCCAGCTGGTGCTGATCTTCGTATCGCTGGACGACTCCGAGGACCAGCATGACAAGTTCCTCAAAGAGCTGCCCAAGCGCTGCCTGTTCCTAAACTACGAGGACCCCTACAGGAA AGAACTTGGCGTGATGTTCGAGGTGGAGGAGGTCCCCAGGGTGGTTGTCGTGCGTCCAGactgttctgtgttgctgccGAACGCCGTCACGGAGATTACCGACCTCGGCCCCCAATGCTACCAAAATTGGCAGGAGGCCTCCGAGATCATCGACCGCAACTTCGAGCTGCACGAAGAGTTTGACGAGAACAAAATGCGCAGCCTGACTGACCCGCTGCGCCGGATAAAGTACAAAGTGGAGgatgagaagaaaaagaagaagaagaagaagaagaggagaggtttcctgggaggaggaggagatgaggaagaagagggtgatgttgaggatgatgaagaagaTAACAATGAGACAGAGAAGAGCCCTTGGTAG
- the LOC125298005 gene encoding nucleoredoxin-like protein 1 codes for MELFLGKVLVKNNWDRNELDTEREITMKLQNRILMLFFGSWDCERCQDFVPTLKDFYKRLMDSFYMERPSQLVLIYVSLDDSEVLQEKLLKKLPKWCLFLHHDDPYRKELGVKFEVHETPTVVVLRPDGSLLLPNAVSEICELGPDCFRQWQEAAQVIDRNFEMHVEFDDKKMRSVTDPIRKLKYKVEKKKKWRWFLGGRGGRDEDEDEEDQNGDLHDNGDFKGPWD; via the exons ATGGAGCTGTTTTTGGGCAAAGTTCTGGTGAAGAACAACTGGGACCGCAATGAGCTGGACACGGAACGTGAGATCACCATGAAGCTGCAGAACCGGATCCTCATGCTGTTCTTCGGCTCGTGGGACTGTGAGCGCTGCCAGGACTTCGTCCCGACCCTCAAGGACTTCTACAAGCGTCTGATGGACTCGTTCTACATGGAGCGGCCATCCCAGCTCGTACTGATCTATGTGTCACTGGACGACTCTGAGGTTCTGCAGGAGAAGCTGCTGAAGAAACTGCCTAAGTGGTGCCTATTTCTGCATCACGACGACCCCTATAGGAA GGAGCTGGGTGTGAAGTTCGAGGTGCATGAGACTCCCACGGTGGTGGTGCTTCGTCCGGACGGTTCCTTGCTGCTGCCGAACGCCGTCTCTGAGATCTGCGAGCTCGGGCCCGACTGCTTCCGTCAGTGGCAGGAGGCGGCGCAGGTCATCGACCGCAACTTCGAGATGCACGTGGAGTTCGACGACAAGAAGATGCGCAGCGTCACCGACCCGATCCGCAAGCTCAAGTACAAggtggagaagaagaagaagtggcGGTGGTTCCTGGGCGGACGGGGAGGCCGTGAcgaagatgaggatgaggaagatcAAAATGGGGACTTGCATGACAATGGAGATTTCAAAGGGCCCTGGGACTAA
- the LOC125298586 gene encoding uncharacterized protein LOC125298586: MTATLKEVMRNTLDNLTGADFKRFKHYLRDQGRFAWGKLEKADTDDAVDMMVQANSMGAGGVMLTILQKMNHNQLAMDLERDLAKLGSQPCNPWQGGGGGGVNVNVAAHSGGMVNAPSMSGCTINGPLTFSYGGVPNAQQGGVPYYGQDPFGIKKGGQEFFCKHKWDLETRLGVLPPLLIELERYGVLSRLEREQVQCKPTSQEKNHVLLDMIERKGAVAQEKFYEALQAHEQYLVQDLQQSAM, from the exons ATGACCGCAACCCTGAAGGAAGTGATGAGGAACACCCTGGACAATCTCACAGGGGCTGACTTTAAGAGGTTTAAACATTACCTACGAGACCAGGGTCGATTCGCATGGGGGAAGCTGGAGAAGGCCGACACAGACGATGCTGTGGACATGATGGTGCAGGCAAACAGCATGGGAGCTGGGGGCGTCATGTTGACCATCTTGCAGAAGATGAACCACAACCAGCTGGCCATGGACTTGGAGAGGGATCTGGCAAAAT TGGGGAGTCAGCCGTGTAACCCGTGGCAGggcggaggaggtggaggggtcaACGTGAACGTGGCGGCTCACTCTGGAGGGATGGTGAACGCCCCGTCCATGAGCGGCTGCACCATCAACGGCCCTCTCACCTTCAGCTACGGAGGAGTGCCCAACGCACAGCAAGGAGGGG TCCCTTACTATGGACAAGATCCGTTTGGCATCAAAAAAGGAG gcCAAGAGTTTTTCTGCAAACACAAGTGGGACCTAGAGACACGTCTTGGTGTCCTTCCACCTCTTCTAATCGAGCTGGAGCGTTACGGTGTCCTCTCTCGTCTAGAGAGGGAACAGGTGCAGTGCAAGCCGACCAGCCAAGAGAAGAACCATGTTCTCCTAGACATGATTGAGAGGAAAGGAGCCGTGGCCCAAGAGAAGTTTTATGAAGCTCTCCAGGCTCATGAACAATATCTGGTGCAGGATCTCCAGCAATCAGCTATGTAG